AGAAAGAGAGTGAAGACTGAAAGAGTGTACGTTTTGATTATGGTTCCTTGTAAATTTTagctgaaatataacaacatgtAATAAAAAGGAAAATTAGGGTGAACATAGAATAGTACCTGTACAGTACTTACTGTACACAAGAAGGAACGAAATCAAAAACACCTTAAACAAGGCTACAACAGGGGATCTAAAAAGCACCCACCAACCACATTGAGACACTGAATTGTTGTCACTCAAAACTCTGACAATTTGAATCCCCTGCTCTTAGATTCCCTTGTTAATTATTAATTAAAGGTATATGCAATAGAGAACTAAGATATTCAAACACTATAAACAAAATTAAccccaattttttttataaaagataGTCTTCAATATGATGAAAACCTCTGTCCTCAAAGAAAACCGTAATGGAGAGCGTGTTGATAAAGAGCGTGGATAACCCAAAAACTAGTTACTAGAAATTTTCCCATGCTACCCATGAACAGGTGAAACTGCCATATGATctaagcttcccaaccaacgaTTAAAGAATGCGACATCGTTTTTAGATCATGCTGGCAGCTTCAACAGTTATTGGTGCACGAACCATGATGTGACGATAATTACGCATCTGTCGACATGATAGAGAGAATAATCTCTAGCCACCGCTACTTCTTTATccaccttcttttctttcgccttcttttccttcttgcttcttcttctttgaacttGTATGAGGATATATATAGATGTAGAAAGACGGGGGAGTAAAGAGGAATTTAATTCACATTACTCCAATACTAGTTGGAGAGGTTTTAAAATTGATTAATCACTGTAAAGCTATTGAAGAAACgttaattaaaataataaagaaaaaaaaaagagacatataAACAAGAAACAATGTGGTCCTGAAAATGACTCAAGAAAATTGAATATTATCACGCTCACCCCACTACCATGCAGAGTTAATTAGTTTTAAGGAGAAACAACAAACCTTTCTTTCGTAGCTGAGAAGTTGACAGAATGATTTACCATGTAGCTGGGAATCATCTAATGGGTGCAATAAtaaattgtcttttttttttttttcattaaattGGATTTTTTAGAAGTTCATTTGTAAAATCGACTGAATTTGATCAATAAGAGCTGTTCAGGTGATTTCTCCATGAAGCTGATAAGAACCTAGGCAGGGTTCTAACCGGAAGGGGCAGACGGACCAGAAAATGAAGGATAAACCTTAGATTCAACTATTCGATGATGAAAAACAACACCCTGACTGGGTATATTAGAGACCACTTATTACATGATGACTAGGATAGTAAATAGAAACAAATAACCAACATTTGAGCCGAGCAGATGGATTGGTAATGCCGCGCTAACTCTAACGCTTAGTCCTATGGGCTAAATATCTAGAtgttagattggccatccacgttaacctgggcaacctcctaagttctatgggatggctaatctagcagctagattagcagcggGACCACCATATAACGCCGAACCGTTCGGCGCTCAGTGCCGAACGGTTCAACGCTTTAAATCTCACCCGctagatcagaaaattttctcccaacgctgaatggttcagcgtttagaccattttttgagcgctgaacggttcagcatttcaatctcgctgatagttgaatTGCGAGCagttgctaggagagagaactatcaactagcAGTGTAAAAAAAattcccacacttttttcatgatttgcaacactttttggccaatctagcagttcaatctagcccacAGGGGTTAGCCTAACAAGCCATCCTTGGTCACGTTTGTGGTCGAGTCCTATCATTCTTGTCCCCTTCAGACCAACCTTGTCCTCAAGGTTTAAAGTTGCGGTCGGTATGTCATCATTTGCATCGACTTGATCAGCCAACACCGAAGTTGTCGTCAGAAACATAGCCCTTCTCGAATTCGAGACATGAAACATTCTTCGAGTTATGGACTGCTGCCTGTATGCTAACTGTAGACTGCTGCATGTATGTTGAAGAGTTGTCGTGGCTTTTGCATCCATATAAGAAGCTATAGCTGGAGCTGCACTGAAGTGTTTAGGACCAGCAATATGTCCAAGTCTCCAACCAGTCATCTTGAAGGCCTTAGGAAACCCATTATATGACTGTAAAAGTAAACCCTTAGCTGTTCAAGAACTTTGCTACAGACCTTCACTGCACATGTGATTTCTATGGGGAAAGTGAAAGCAAGCATTTCAGCgaaatttgatcttgttgtgtTGCCATTAGAATTCTCAACCTGACCAGGAATACACACAGGCACACCATCTAGCTCAGCATCACCAGTTGTTGCACATTTCCATCTCAAGAAGATCATCAGCATTAGCACATTTGGATTTTAGTTAACATGAGCATGAACTGAATTCCAATTATTCCTCCATAAAAATCTAACTGGAAATGACTTCTCTTTGGTTGATATACCAGACTCCGTAACTGCATAAATCTCTTCGAAAGAATCTGTGACACCTCATGTTGTCTCCTTGCAGCAACATATAACTTCAAATAAACCGCATATGGAATTCCCATATCATTCAGTAAACCCTTATCACAACTGGAAATCCAACTATTATCATGCATTTGATCAACTAGTTCATATACCTTCACAATAGCAATCAATCTTGcaaattcagtagtgaatgtatTACGATATGCAATCTTGCCTTGAGTTGTTTTCTCAAACATTCTAACTGCATTAATTGCACTGCTTTCTACAACCATATGAACTAACCCATAAACTTTTGTGAAGGTGCAGTTCAGTAGTTTCTGAAATGAGCTTGAACTAGCTTGAACGAAATCCTTCTTAGCCTTAGGTACtagactaaggaaactgatatcCCTAACCACCCGTTGATCAAACAGCTCTTGTGCACTGCGAAACCCACTCTTCCTGGTCATTTGCAGAATAAAATTAGTCCAGAGCACAATTTCATCACACAACTCGGAAGCAGTACGACAGTCACCATTTATAACAAATGAAAGCGCATTCGGATACACAATTAACAATTCTAAAAAGTACCCAAGCTCTAGAATTAGCTTACATATGAAATCACCATTGTATACATCCCTCAAAAGTGATCCAACATGATCATTCTCCCAAGTAGTAATTGTATTACCCCACAATTCATAAGCATTAGCAGCATAAATATACCCTTTAACACCATCCATCACTTTTCCACGATCGTATATCGTGCGAGCAAATTTGATGATAATAATAAGGAGACCTTCATCAACTATCAATTTGTAACCCATTTTAGCCATTTTAAGTTGTAATAGAAAATCAGCTTTACGCCTTTACCATCACACAGACACCAGGCTTCTCTCACGGGAATTTTACCAAATAACACCCAAGCAGTATCAGTAAACCGACCATTAGTAAACACACAAGCAACTATTTCACTAAACAATCCATCTGGTTGACACCCATATTTGCTAATCAGCTCATGAACACAATTGTCATTGTATTTGGCCTTTAAAATTGAACAAACATATAATGCAAGTGAACATAAAGTAGATGTATAACAACCGAATTCATAAATACCAACAAAATGAGAAAAGCCTTTAATAAGATTAAATCCTTTCCGACGATCGAATAATGTTCGAGTATAAACATGAGCAAGTGAAAAACATATCTTACAGATTAATTTGACGTGGTTGCTGCTTATTGCCCTCAAATACTGTAATTTTCCACATCAATTGCGAACTGGATCTCCTTGTTGCAACACCTTGCCATCTTACTGGCAGCAAATTCAATTTGAGAACCCTTAATTCCATTTGAATTATTCAATTCAGTGATGGGTTTTCCTTCCTGTTGGTTTAGAATTATTAAATCATCTTCATCAAAGAATAACCTCGGAATCAACTCAGTATCAAGAGTTTTGTCCTGGTTTTCTCCCGATGAAATTGAAGAATCTCGGCTGAAATCTGTTACCACTTCTGAGTTACTTGGGTCTGCTACAAATTCTTCACTGCCAAATTCCTTTACAATCTCTGTTGGTTCCATAAACTCTTCTTTGTAATCATCTAGAGAACCCCCTTGACTCAATTTTGGAAGTGGTGCAGCTGGTTCATCATAATGATTTTTTCCAAATCGTTTAAGCAAAGCAGTTGAAAACCCTACCCAAGATTGTATTGGCTCCACTGATTTCATCCATTTGTACCACTGTAAAGCCTTACCATCGAGATGAAAACTTGCAGTTTTAACTTGTTGTAACGGTGGTATTTCGTAAAATTCGAAATACAATTCAGCTTTATAGATCCAACCTTCAGGATCAGTTCCATCGAAGTATGGGAGTATTAATATCTCAACTCCACCAGTTTGTGTTCTATAACTGGATCCTCTATTCACAGATGAAGATGTAGACTCTAATACTCTTATAAATCGACTGCTAGATTCAGCCAAAGATGATACCTGATTAGTGAGATCTAGTAGATGCTTCTCCGTCACTTCGTTCTTCATTGAGTTTCGGCAGCggcggctctgatgccaattgataAGAACCTACCCAGGGTTCTTACCGGAAGGGGCAGACAGACCAGAAATGAAGGATAAACCTTagattcaacttttttttttctttaatgcaAAGCAGGGGTAGTTTTATTGATTTGAGATGGCTAAAACAGAAGTGTTCCTATCCTCCAATATTGCACTCGCAATGGAGGATATTCAAACCAAAATTGCGCGATTGAATGAACTCTAGCGTGTTTTTCCCGTCTATCTGTTGGCTTGTTTATTTTCCTACTTATACATTTGCAATTCCAAAAAGGATGGTGTACTAGCATAGTTTTAATGTCTTGTATCATTGTGTGATTCTCCCATGAAGCATAATTGATCCCATCATTGACAACCTTAATCACCAGTTCAGCATCCATTTCAAAACTTGCAAATTGTATTCCTTGATTTTCTGCACACTGCATCGCCTGCAAAAATCCCCTGCACTCTGCCGCTTCTGCACTTAAGATTCCATCTGCATATCCGCATCCAGCTTGGATGAATTCTCCTGCAGATGAACGACATATTAGTCCCCAGCCTGAGTAATTAATATTATCAATAGTCTTAAAGGAAGCATCACAATAAAAAGATAAGTAAGGGGCTTGTGGAGGTTTCCATGATAGTATGGAATTCTCCACTCTATTCTGATGGTCGAGATGATGCCTTTGCATTTGTTTACCAGTTGACTGATTCATTAGCTGAATCAATCTGATAACTTCCACAGGGTTAGGTTTAATGTCCTCAAAAACGCATCTACATCTAGCTTTCCATATTTCCCAAATAGTATTTGCCATGTGCACTGTCCAGTCTTCAAGCAACTCACTGAAATCGTTAGAAAACCAGTTTTGAATCCATTCTTGAACTGTAGAATTATCATCTGGCATACTTCTGCTAGCTCCTGGAGTGGTGGACCAGATAGCTCTAGCAAAGGAGAATTCCCACAGAATATGTTTAGTGGTTTCAATTCCTTGACTGCACACTTTACATTGCTCTCCTGTATAACCCAGATTCATTGCCAGGCGTTCATTAGAGGGCACAATATCTATCATACACTTCCATAAGAAGTGTTTTACTCTTGGTAGAGTAAGAACATTCCAAATGCATCTCCAAATTCTTGCAGTTGCAGCATCTGTAGTAGCATCTCCATTTTTTAGTTCAACTAATTTGTCATAGGCTAACTTTACAGTGAAGTCGCCATTCCTTGTTAACGTCCATATGAGTTTGTCTTCTCCAGATTTTGGAATTCTCATTTGCATGATTTTTGAAGCATCCTCAGGGTTGAATAAAGATTGGATCAATGTTACTTTCCATGTCTTTGTTTCTTGATCAATTAGCTCAGAGACTTTGTTGTAATTGTGTCCATCTTCCAACTCCACAGCTGGAATGAGAGGTGCTTGTATGCCTTGAATCCAATTATCAGACCATATGGATGTTTTACTTCCATCTCCAATTAACCAGAGACTAAATTTGAAGATGAATTGCAGACTCCCTTGAATACTTTGCCAAGCCCAAGTTGAGTCCTTCTTCTTCCTTGCGTGCAAACATGAAGTAGTTGGGAAATAACGTTCTTTTAAAGCCTTAGCCCAAAACTTGTCTTCATTCTTCAATAATCTCCATGCATCTTTAGCTAGTAAAGCTTTGTTGAAACATCTTAAATCCCTAAAACCCATGCCTCCATTTAGCTTGTGCTTATTGATTTGCGGCCAACTAGTGAGAAAAATACCTCTTGATTCTTCCTTCCCCCACCAGAAGTTTCTTTGTATGTTGTCCAGCTCCTTTAATGTATCCTCTGGTATATTAAACATGTTCATGTGATGTGATGGCATAGCGTTTAACACATGCTTCACTAGAATCGATCTTCCAGATTGATTAATAAACTTTCCTCTCCAATGTGAAAGTCCGCTCTTTGTGTTGCTGACAAGGCTAGAAAAAGAAGTAGTTTTCTTCCTATTCATAAACAACGGGATTCCGAGATACTTTTCTTCAAGActcatttttttcatcttcaagCTTCTTAGTAACATTCTGCAGTGCCTTGGGTGTATATGCTTTGAGAAAAAAACTGCCGACTTCTGGAAATTAATTTGTTGTCCCGATATGTTACTAAAAGAGTTTATCACCTGAAGAAGATTTGAGACATTGTGTATGTCAGCTTTGGAAAAAATAAGGCAGTCATCCGCAAAGAGCAGATGAGTGACTTGAGTTGCTTTCCTTGATATCTTAATGCCTTGTATTTTACCATTCGTTTCATCTTTAGCCAAAGCACGAGTAAAAACTTCCATGGTGAGTAGAAATAGATACGGTGAGATGGGATCGCCTTGCCGTATTCCTCTTGATGGGTTGAATGCTTGTCCTGGAGAGCCATTTAGGAGAACTTGTATTTTCGTAGTACTCACACATTCTTGGATGTAGCTGCACCATGTTATGTTAAACCCTAACTGCATCATAACCTTATGAAAAAAACCACACTCGACTCGATCAAAAGCCTTGGACATGTCTAGCTTTAGCGCCATGTATCCCTTCTTAGTCTTCTTCCTCTTTATGTAGTGTATCAATTCATGAGCTAGAGTGATGTTATCACCAATCTGTCTGCCAGGTACTATGCAGCCTGCATATGAGAAATAATTTTTTCTAGCTGCTGCTTCAGTCTGTTGGCCAGTATCTTCGAAATAAGCTTATATGTTGAGTTACATAAAGCTATTGGACGATAATCTCCAGGGGTTTGTGGTAGCTTACATTTGGTATAAGGCAAAGATTAGTTCTAATTAGCTTTTTGAGCAATCTACCAGTACGGAAGAAACTCTGtatcatattaatgacatcatcTTTTACCGTGCACCAATTTTGTTGAAAGAAACCTGGTGGAAAACCGTCAGGCTCCGGTGCTCTCCAAGGCTGCATCTGCTTTAACGTATTATAGATTTCATTCTCATCAGACATTCTCGTAAGAAAATCGTGATCTTCCGCTGTGATGCAAGGAGGTAAAAGAGTAACCAATTGCTCGTCCATGTCTGGGTTGGTTGTTGTCATAATTTTCTTAAAGTGATTTGACAGCAAGGATTCAATTTCTTCTTTGCCACTGCACCAAGACCCATcttatttctttagggtttcgattttattTCTTGATCTTCTCCTGTTCACTTGGAGATGAAAATGCTTTGTGTTCCGATCTACTTCATGAAAGTAACTTTCTCTGGATTTATGCCTATAGAAAACTTCTTCTCGTTGATGCCATTCTTCGATTTccttttccactttctacacaaCTGCtgtattatctaccccatttgcACCAGGATTTTGAAGttctaataattgttgttgaagttccttAAGCTTGACATTTATATTACCAAAAGTGTTTTTGTTCGATGTTGATAAGTCTCTTCTAGTTTCTGATAACTTTTTATCCAAAACAAAACCTGCTGAGCCCTTGTGTTGTCTTTCCCATGAAGATTGTATCTGTTGTTTGCATCTAGCATCTATTAACCAACATTCAAAGAATTTCCAATTCTTTGCATTGCAGACATTGTTAGGAAACAGGTCTAACATTATAGGACAATGATCAGAGAATACAAAAGGTAAATGCTTCAGACAAGTATCAGGGAAAGTTAAAAGCCAATCATAATTTATCAAAGCTTTATCCAATCTAGACTTGATTCTTCATGTGCCATGTATGTTATTAGTCCATGTGAAAGGATTTACATGGTAGCGAAGGTCACTTAAGCCATCCTCATGAATGATATTACTAACTCTataagaaaaagatgaagaaccATTGTTATTAATTCTTTCATCTTCATGAAGAGTGATATTTAGGTCCCCAATAAGAATCCAGGGAGTCGTAATATCATAATTCATGCAAATATCTCTTATAAAATTCCATTGATCGCTTCTTTCCTGTGGGTATGGGGAACCATATACACAAGATAGCAACCACTTAGGTTTATAAGGGTCACTATGAACCAAGCAGTGAATCATATTACGATCATGAAAAATAATGTCCAGATCGAAGCCATATTTCCACAAAAGGCAAATTCCACTAGATCTCCTTATGGAAGGGACGTAGAACGAGTTTGGAAAATTTAAAGGTCTTATGAATTTGAGAATTTTATCACTATAAATTTTTGTTTACTGCAGGAATATTATGTCTGGATTAAGCATTTTATTCAAATCGCAAATATATTGCCTAGTATTTTTATTACCAAAGCCATTGCAATTCCACGCAATTACTTTCATGTTTAAGTTAGGGTGAAGagctataaataaataaagagaatGGCAATTGAAGAAACTGATGTGCAAAATAGAGTGGAATACCTGTGCCATGTCTCCTTGATAATCATTTGTGGGATCAGAATGCATTGCCTCTGGATTGTTAACATTCATTTCTTGAGCTGTGATATTGTTCATGCTAGTAGATGCCTCGATTCCTATGTTTTTTGGAGGGTGAACATGAATGTTGTCTGGGTTCATAGATGTCTCCTGATTAAGGGTAGAGTTTATTAATCTTTTGTTTTGCCTATGATCTGCATTTTCTTCAACATCAGCTACCTCCTCATGCGTTGGATTAGATATGTTCTCTGCATCATTTTCTTCAAGAGCATCTCCTCCATTATGCAACAATTCTTTATATTCAGCTGCTGTGAGGCTGTCCAGATATAAAAGCCAATTCCATTCTGCACATTTCTCATCTTGGTGATCAATAACCCAGCATTTGTCACATATTTTCTTTGGTTGTAACTCCCAATGATAGCGAATCCACACATCTTCATCGCCAAGTGTTTTCCACCAGCCTCCACGGTATAAAGGTTTCTTTAGATCTATTTTTATTCTAGCCTTCACAGTGTTTCCATTTCTCGGTCTACAGTTTGGTGGTGTAGTTGAGATTTTCTTGCCTATGAAGCCAATGGCCTCATCAATAACAGTTACATTGAGATGTTCTAACTTGAGGTACTTGAATTGAGCAGTGAAGACTTGATGTGTAAAATCATAGTCTCTGGCATTAGTTCCAGCAAAAAACTTCTTAATAGCAAATAAAGCTTCTCCAATAATCCAGGGTCCATCTCGAATAActtcatcttgttcttcttcagagTTCAACCTGACTAACATCAGATTATGACCCATGATACGTATCTCCTTGTTCCTGTATTGTCGCCAAAGTGAGTTAAGCTCTTCTCTGATTATCCTCATCGGGATCTTTTCCTTGTGCATAAGTTTCCCTAAGATTGCAGTCGACCATTCCTCCGCAGCTGCAGTGATAGTGTATGATGATCCAACAACATTTCTTCTTTCCCTTGGTATATCTAAGGTTGCATTTCTTAATTGTCGTGACAACAGGTTAACTTTGTTAACTAGATTATTTGAGTTTGAAGCCATTGTCTTGTTTTCTT
Above is a genomic segment from Papaver somniferum cultivar HN1 chromosome 10, ASM357369v1, whole genome shotgun sequence containing:
- the LOC113318383 gene encoding uncharacterized protein LOC113318383, whose protein sequence is MKNEVTEKHLLDLTNQVSSLAESSSRFIRVLESTSSSVNRGSSYRTQTGGVEILILPYFDGTDPEGWIYKAELYFEFYEIPPLQQVKTASFHLDGKALQWYKWMKSVEPIQSWVGFSTALLKRFGKNHYDEPAAPLPKLSQGGSLDDYKEEFMEPTEIVKEFGSEEFVADPSNSEVVTDFSRDSSISSGENQDKTLDTELIPRLFFDEDDLIILNQQEGKPITELNNSNGIKGSQIEFAASKMARCCNKEIQFAIDVENYSI